CGAGGAGATCCGTGCCGGCCGGGAGGAGTGGCACGAGGAAGAAGTCGAGCCGGTGGTCGAACGGTTCGGCGAACGGAAAGAGACGTTCACGACGGATACGGGGGGGCAGGACGTCGACCGACTCTACACGCCCGACGATGTCGACGATCTGGACTATCGGGAGGACATCGGCTATCCGGGCGAGCCGCCGTACACGCGCGGCGTCTACTCAACCGGCTACCGCGGCCGACTGTGGACGATGCGCCAGTACGCGGGCTTTTCGACGCCCGAAGACACCAACGAGCGCTACCATTACCTGATGGATCAGGGCCAGACCGGGCTGTCGATGGCGTTCGACCTGCCGACACAGATGGGTTATGACTCCGACGCCAGCATGGCCGCCGGCGAGATCGGGAAAGCAGGAGTCGCCATCGACTCGTTAGACGACATGGAGACCGTCTTCGACGGCATTCCGTTGGACGAGGTCTCGACGTCAATGACGATCAACGCGCCCGCATCCGTCCTGCTCGCGATGTACATCGCCGTGGGCGACCAGCAGGGCGTCGACCGCGAGGAGCTTCGGGGGACGATCCAGAACGACATCCTGAAGGAGTATATCGCCCGCAACACGTACATCTACCCTCCCGAACAGTCGATGCGGATTATCACCGACATCTTCGAGTTCTGCGCGTCGGAGACGCCGAAGTTCAACACCATCTCGATCTCGGGCTACCACATCCGCGAGGCCGGCTCGACGGCCGCCCAAGAGCTCGCTTTCACGCTCGGCGACGGCATCGAGTACGTCGAGACGGCGATCGAGGCCGGACTGGACGTCGACGAGTTCGCCCCACAGCTCTCCTTTTTCTTCAACGGCCACAACAACATCTTCGAGGAGGTCGCGAAGTTCCGCGCCGCCCGCCGGATGTGGCACGACATCATCGACGAGCGCTTCGACGCGGACGATCCCAAGTCCAAACAGCTCAAGTTCCACACCCAGACCGCGGGCTCGATGCTCACCGCCCAGCAGATCGAAAACAACGTGGTTCGGGTGGCCTACCAGGCCCTCGCCGCGGTGCTCGGCGGTACCCAGAGTCTCCACACCAACGGCAAGGACGAGGCGCTCGCACTGCCGACAGAGCAGTCGGTCCGCACCGCCTTGCGCACCCAGCAGATCCTGGCCCACGAGTCCGGTGCCGCCGATACCATCGATCCCCTCGCGGGCAGCTACTACGTCGAATCGCTGACCGACGAGGTCGAGGAAGAGGCCTACGAGATTCTCGAGGAGGTCGACGAGCGTGGCGGCATGCGCGAGGCGATCGAACAGCAGTGGGTCCAGCGCCAGATTCAGGATACCGCCTTCGATCGCCAGCGAGAGATCGAGGAGAAAGAACGCATTATCGTCGGCGTCAACGAGTTCGAGGTCGACGAGGATCCCGAGATGGACGTCGAGGAAGTCACGCCGGAGGACCAGCAACGCCAGATCGACAGCCTCGAGTCGGTTCGTGAGGAGCGAGACGACGAGGCTGTCGAGGACACGCTCGAGGCCCTGCGCGAGGCCGCACGGGGCGAGGAGAACCTCATGCCGTACATCATCGAGGCCGTGAAGGTGTACGCGACAGTCGGGGAGATCTGTAACGTTCTGCGCGACGAGTTCGGCGAGTATCAGCCTGGCAGTGCAGTCTGAACTGACTTGATCTGCGGGCACCAAGACGCGATTTCCCGGGCCCGGGTTTGATTATGTGTCTCGGTAACGCTTGGAGTATGGCTTCAGATATCTCGACCGCGACCGTGACAGCTAGCGGCGCCGAGATTCCGGCCCTCGGCTTCGGCACCGCACGGATGACCGGCAAAGACTGTCGGAGAGCGGTCGAAACTGCCCTCGAAGTTGGCTACCGCCACGTCGACACCGCTCAGATGTACGACAACGAGCGCGCCGTCGGCAACGCAATCGCTTCGAGCGATGTCGACCGCGAGGAGGTCTTCGTCGTTACCAAGGTCCACCGAAAGAACGCCGCGTTCGACGACGTCCTCGAGTCCACTCGACGGAGCCTCGAGCGACTCGGTCTCTCGACGGTCGATCTCCTCCTGTTGCACGCGCCCAGCAGCCGAGCACCGCTCGAGGAAACGCTGGCGGCGATGAACGAGCTACAGGACGAAGGGAAAGTCGAGCACGTCGGCGTCAGCAACTTCGGAATCGATCAGCTCGAGTCCGCGCGCGAGCTATCGGAGACGCCCATCGTCGCGAACCAGGTGAAGTATCACCCGTATCATCATCAGGACGACCTGCTCGAGTACTGCGTCGCGAACGACGTCTGCCTGACGGCGTACAGCCCGCTCGCAGAGGGAGCCGTGCCCGGCGACGACCGACTCGCCGAGATCGGCGAACCATACGAGAAGTCCGCCGCCCAGGTCGCGCTGCGCTGGCTGCTCCAGCAGCCGACCGTCGCAGCGATTCCGAAGGCCGCGAGTCGTCGACACATCGAGGCGAACGCCGACGTCTTCGACTTCGAACTTTCCAACGACGAGCTGGCGGCCGTCGCAGACGTCGGTGACGGGGTCTGGAATCAGTTGGTTGAAACAATCGGATTGCGTTGACAGCCGATTCAGCGGGGTTGTTCGGCCTACTCGAGTCGAACGGCCGTCCCGTAGGCCATCACTTCCGAGCCGCCGTCGGTGATCTGGGAAGTCTCGAGGCGGACGTTGACCACGGCGTCCGCACCCATCCGTTCGGCGTCGGCCTCCATGCGGGAGATGGCCTCGTCTCGAGCCTTCGAGAGGAGTTCCGAGTAGGCCTTGAGTTCCCCGCCGAAGACGTTCCGGATCCCCTGGGTGATGTCGCGGCCGGCGTTTCTGGCTTCGACGGTGTTGCCGCGGGCGACTCCGATCGTTTCAACAATGTCACCGTTCGGGACGGTTTCGGTGTTTGCGATCTGCATAGTCTCGACTTCACAGACCCGGATCAAATACTCGTCGAAAACGACACCAAGTTGAATAGTTCGGTCTCGGACCGATACGAGACGCCGTCAGCGAGGCTCGAAATGCAAGTCCGGGATCGACAAACCGCATCAATATTTGTGTTCGATCCCGAACGGCGAACCATGCACTTCGATCACGCGGGAATCGCGACCGAGGACGCAGCCGAACTCGGAGCCCTGTACGCGGACCTCTTCGGTCTCGAGGTCGCCCACGAGGAGGAGTTCGACGGTATGCGCGTCGTCTTTCTCGACTGCGGAAACGGCTACTTCGAACTGCTCGAGCCGCTCGAGGACGGGACTATCGCGCAGTATCTCGAGTCAAACGGCGCGGGGATTCACCACCTCGCGCTCGCGACGGACGATATCGAGGGTGCCCTCGAGACGGTCCGCGACCACGACGTCCAGTTGATCGACGAGGAGCCACGGCCCGGCGCGTGGGGGCATTCAGTCGCCTTCTTGCATCCCAAAGACACCGGCGGCATTCTCGTCGAACTCGTCGAGCACTGAATCAGACGTCGCCGCCGCTCGAGTCGGGCGACCGACTCATTCCATTCGATTGTCGTTCTCGTCGAACTCGCCCTGGTCGATGTCGATGCGGTGTGGTTCGGGGCGCTCGCCGCCGCTGTCGCGGCTGCCCCCGACCGGCAGCTTGGTTCGGAGGTCGGCGGCGAACGACTGGACCTGATCGACCAGCGTCTTTACCTCCTCTTCGAACTGCTCGACGGAGCGCTCGACGTAGTGGACACGCTGGGCGGGAATCCGTCGAACGATGTCGTGGCCCTCCTCGTCTTCGTCGGTCTTGATGATCCAGTGGTCCTGAAAGTAGGCGATGTGTTCGTTCGGCACCGTCTTCCTGACGGTGTCCTCGTCCGGTTCCTCGTAGACGATCGTCGCGTGACCGATGTCTCGCTCGAGTTCGAGGTCGTCGTCAACCATAGGCCTCGCTAGGAATCCAATACGCGTAGTGACTGTGCTTGCGAGGTGCGGCGCGTGACCGATCCGGATCAGCAGCGCGTCTTGGCCGACCGTTCGACCGGGTGACCGAAAGTTCGGCCCAGTTGGGTGAACAATCGACCGAGTCGGGACGGACCGGTTTCGTCGGCACGCCACAGAAAAGCAGTGATTCCGCGTTCGAACGATCTCTCAGCCGAAGTTCTCGATCAGCGCCTCGTCGGAATCGCCGCCGTCCTCGTCGATCGTGTCGGCGACGAACCGTACGAAGTCCTCGAAGCCGAAGGCGTAAAGCTGGCCGTCCGTGCGGTGGGACTCGATCGCCTCCGCCAGTCCGTCGCTATCGTCCGCCTCGAGGATGACGACGTCCGCGCCTGCGTCTTCGAGCGCCTCGAGTCGATCGACGTGTGCGGGCTCGTCGTCCTGATAGACGACGACGGCGTCGTGGCCAGATTCGTGGGCCGCTTGGGCAATCGAGACGGCTGGACCGACCCCGGGACCGCCCGCGACGGCGACGACATCTTCGTCACCCTCGTAGGTAATCGTCCCGAACGGGCCTTCGATATGAACGGTTTCACCGCCCTCGAGATCGGCGAGCCACGGAGAGAGGTCGCCGTCGGGGTCGATCCCGACTGTGATCTCGAACGTCTCGCCGACCGCGGGCGAGGAGAGCGTGTAGTGGCGCATGACGATGTCGTCCTCGTCGTGATCGCCGCTCGTCTGGTTCTCGGCCCCGGGGACGGCCCGAAGCAGGACGAACTGGCCGGGAAGGGCATCGAACCCCTCGGGCGTCTCGAGTTCGAGTGCGACGGTACCCGGACCGACTTCGCGGACCGATTCGACAGTGACTGGTGTTCCTTCGATTGTCATGTCGAATCCGTTCGGGGGCCGCTGGAAAAGGCGTTCCGTTCCGCGTCGTCGTTACGCTCGCGGTTCGATACATCCGCGGTTCGAGACAGTACCAACCGGCGTTCTCACAGCTGCCTGAGAGCGTAATTTCACCGGTGATTTATTCTGATTCGAGTAACGAACGCGGCGATCGAGAGCGGACATATCACGCGCTGTTGCGGTGGTCCGGTTGGGTTTTCAGAAGCCTTTTCATTTACTGGGGGCAAGGCTCAGCATAACATGGCTGAGGATCTCAACTGGGCGGTCGGAGGCGAGGCCGGGGACGGTATCGACTCCACCGGGAAAATCTTCGCTCAGGCACTTTCCCGAGCCGGACGGCACGTATTCACGTCGAAAGACTTCGCGTCCCGAATCCGCGGCGGCTACACGGCCTACAAGATTCGGACGTCGGTCGAGCAGGTCCAGAGCGTCGTGGACCGACTCGATATCCTGGTCGCCCTGACACAGCGCACCATCGACGAAAACCTCGACGAACTCCACGAGGGCAGTGCCGTCATCTACGACGGTGAACGCTCCTGGGAGGCCGAGATTCCCGACGAGATCACCGCAGTCGACGTCCCCCTGAAATCGCTCGCCGAGGACGCCGGCGGCGCGATCATGCGCAACATCGTCGCGCTCGGTGCCGCGTGTAAGATCACCGGCTTCGACGTCGAGTACTTGGACGAGGCACTCGAGAAGCGCTTCGGCGGCAAGGGTTCGAAGATCGTCGAGAACAACAAGGAAGCCGCCCGCCTCGGCCAGGAGTACGTCGAAGCGAACTACGATCTCGACCACCTCGGTTACAACGTCGACGTAACCGACAACGACTACGTCCTCCTGAACGGTAACGAAGCGATCGGCATGGGTGCGATCGCCGCCGGCTGTCGCTTCTACGCCGGCTACCCGATCACGCCCGCGACGTCCATCATGGAGTACCTGACGGGCCGTATCGAGGACTACGGCGGACACGTCGTCCAGGCCGAGGACGAACTCTCGGCGATCAACATGGCACTCGGCGGCGCACGCGCCGGCGCTCGAGCCATGACGGCGACGTCGGGAGCCGGAATCGACCTCATGACGGAGACGTTCGGACTGGTCGCGACCAGCGAGACGCCGCTCGTCATCTGTGACGTCCAGCGATCCGGCCCCTCGACGGGGATGCCGACGAAAC
Above is a window of Natronorubrum tibetense GA33 DNA encoding:
- a CDS encoding acyl-CoA mutase large subunit family protein; translated protein: MFDSDDLEEIRAGREEWHEEEVEPVVERFGERKETFTTDTGGQDVDRLYTPDDVDDLDYREDIGYPGEPPYTRGVYSTGYRGRLWTMRQYAGFSTPEDTNERYHYLMDQGQTGLSMAFDLPTQMGYDSDASMAAGEIGKAGVAIDSLDDMETVFDGIPLDEVSTSMTINAPASVLLAMYIAVGDQQGVDREELRGTIQNDILKEYIARNTYIYPPEQSMRIITDIFEFCASETPKFNTISISGYHIREAGSTAAQELAFTLGDGIEYVETAIEAGLDVDEFAPQLSFFFNGHNNIFEEVAKFRAARRMWHDIIDERFDADDPKSKQLKFHTQTAGSMLTAQQIENNVVRVAYQALAAVLGGTQSLHTNGKDEALALPTEQSVRTALRTQQILAHESGAADTIDPLAGSYYVESLTDEVEEEAYEILEEVDERGGMREAIEQQWVQRQIQDTAFDRQREIEEKERIIVGVNEFEVDEDPEMDVEEVTPEDQQRQIDSLESVREERDDEAVEDTLEALREAARGEENLMPYIIEAVKVYATVGEICNVLRDEFGEYQPGSAV
- a CDS encoding aldo/keto reductase; its protein translation is MASDISTATVTASGAEIPALGFGTARMTGKDCRRAVETALEVGYRHVDTAQMYDNERAVGNAIASSDVDREEVFVVTKVHRKNAAFDDVLESTRRSLERLGLSTVDLLLLHAPSSRAPLEETLAAMNELQDEGKVEHVGVSNFGIDQLESARELSETPIVANQVKYHPYHHQDDLLEYCVANDVCLTAYSPLAEGAVPGDDRLAEIGEPYEKSAAQVALRWLLQQPTVAAIPKAASRRHIEANADVFDFELSNDELAAVADVGDGVWNQLVETIGLR
- a CDS encoding YbjQ family protein, coding for MQIANTETVPNGDIVETIGVARGNTVEARNAGRDITQGIRNVFGGELKAYSELLSKARDEAISRMEADAERMGADAVVNVRLETSQITDGGSEVMAYGTAVRLE
- the mce gene encoding methylmalonyl-CoA epimerase, encoding MHFDHAGIATEDAAELGALYADLFGLEVAHEEEFDGMRVVFLDCGNGYFELLEPLEDGTIAQYLESNGAGIHHLALATDDIEGALETVRDHDVQLIDEEPRPGAWGHSVAFLHPKDTGGILVELVEH
- a CDS encoding FAD-dependent oxidoreductase, producing the protein MTIEGTPVTVESVREVGPGTVALELETPEGFDALPGQFVLLRAVPGAENQTSGDHDEDDIVMRHYTLSSPAVGETFEITVGIDPDGDLSPWLADLEGGETVHIEGPFGTITYEGDEDVVAVAGGPGVGPAVSIAQAAHESGHDAVVVYQDDEPAHVDRLEALEDAGADVVILEADDSDGLAEAIESHRTDGQLYAFGFEDFVRFVADTIDEDGGDSDEALIENFG
- a CDS encoding 2-oxoacid:acceptor oxidoreductase subunit alpha, which codes for MAEDLNWAVGGEAGDGIDSTGKIFAQALSRAGRHVFTSKDFASRIRGGYTAYKIRTSVEQVQSVVDRLDILVALTQRTIDENLDELHEGSAVIYDGERSWEAEIPDEITAVDVPLKSLAEDAGGAIMRNIVALGAACKITGFDVEYLDEALEKRFGGKGSKIVENNKEAARLGQEYVEANYDLDHLGYNVDVTDNDYVLLNGNEAIGMGAIAAGCRFYAGYPITPATSIMEYLTGRIEDYGGHVVQAEDELSAINMALGGARAGARAMTATSGAGIDLMTETFGLVATSETPLVICDVQRSGPSTGMPTKQEQGDLNMALYGGHGEVPRFVVAPTSITECFWKTVEAFNLAEKYNTPVFLVSDLAMSVTEQTFPPEAFDMDEVEIDRGKLVDDEEVDEWLDEQGRFRAHADTDDGVSPRAIPGTIDGAHMSTGLEHDELGRRTEEQDERVQQVDKRYRKVETAQEQEDWECREFGDEDADNLILSWGSNEGALVEALGYLEDEDVDVRVISVPYIFPRPDLTDEIEAAEQTIVVECNATGQFADLIEHDALTRVKRINKYTGVRFKADELAEQITDKLSEEVPAQ